One Scylla paramamosain isolate STU-SP2022 chromosome 7, ASM3559412v1, whole genome shotgun sequence DNA window includes the following coding sequences:
- the LOC135102304 gene encoding zinc finger matrin-type protein CG9776-like, with protein MELEEVGKELDRYKAESSRVTDFDQREHPSIMERISSSPPLEGMPQGEPEATQLTSLCATTTRIAETETVLEDAFPAAPVSGVNPEMREVSEEESEYQLKALSSLKASLVAKLKMMVTHKTNLARQKDFLLKSFDGDRAKLSKNLLKHLSQCKEVDVQIQSLNAQITMTRKKIIALKSEKHLEIKNKKNRKDGSLINEKHLLQVPKDLSVKTDELCGSSNGRPTEDTLGTIEKEEETKKVGAESSNGSQDGNQIDVRHGSMRSDTCNTSNQDGNQTDVRHGSMHSHTCNTSKSLPSPAEPQEAKKDECLAVEKIASTLAMHPSSKNMNTLWCKTCNLFLTSITGYIKHLELPEHLTKEHEGEHCLHKLLNCPKKMQEKGGGNTQKALGVEFVQSTKLIYCSLCECPLLTREEATNHSQSLQHTTKYKEYILKNTSKELAFQKAKMEAFTEYCKRRKATMKDKKQKPDSKIEDSNRKAIPKVDENESKAEAGLRRTELLKIKIPNEKKGSWPQSENNSSGLQEKSKEGMKLIKEGPLMPQKINVNIKTEKSVVGEGIKRALENPAVNKRQKIIN; from the exons catcccctcccttGGAGGGCATGCCTCAGGGAGAACCTGAGGCAACCCAACTCACCAG CTTGTGTGCCACTACTACAAGGATAGCTGAGACCGAGACAGTGTTAGAAGATGCGTTTCCAGCTGCACCAGTCAGTGGTGTCAACCCtgagatgagggaggtgagtgaggaggagagtgagtaTCAACTGAAGGCACTCAGCTCCCTCAAAGCCTCTCTGGTTGCCAAACTCAAGATGATGGTGACCCACAAGACAAATCTTGCTCGGCAGAAGGATTTtctcttgaaaagttttgatgGTGACAGAGCCAAACTCAGTAAAAATCTGTTAAAACACTTATCTCAGTGTAAGGAAGTAGATGTTCAAATACAGAGTCTTAATGCACAAATTacaatgacaagaaaaaaaattattgctttaaaaagtgaaaaacacctggaaataaaaaacaaaaaaaataggaaagatggCTCTCTTATAAATGAGAAACATTTACTACAAGTTCCCAAAGATTTATCTGTTAAGACAGATGAATTGTGTGGAAGTAGTAATGGCAGGCCAACAGAGGACACATTGGGAAccatagagaaggaagaggaaacaaagaaagttGGTGCAGAGAGTAGCAATGGTTCTCAAGATGGTAATCAGATTGATGTGAGACATGGCTCCATGCGCAGTGACACTTGCAACACTTCCAATCAAGATGGTAATCAGACTGACGTGAGACATGGCTCCATGCACAGTCACACTTGCAACACTTCCAAGAGTCTGCCATCACCAGCAGAACCACAGGAAGCTAAGAAAGATGAATGCTTGGCAGTGGAGAAAATAGCGAGCACTCTCGCAATGCACCCTTCCTCTAAGAACATGAACACTTTGTGGTGTAAGACTTGTAACCTGTTCCTCACCAGCATCACTGGATACATCAAACACCTAGAGCTGCCAGAGCACCTCACTAAAGagcat GAGGGTGAACATTGCCTGCACAAGCTGCTGAACTGCCCCAAGAAGATGCAAGAGAAAGGTGGAGGCAACACCCAAAAGGCACTTG GAGTAGAGTTTGTACAGTCAACAAAACTGATCTACTGTAGCTTATGTGAGTGCCCATTATTAACGAGAGAGGAGGCCACTAACCACTCCCAGTCTCTCCAGCACACCACCAAGTACAAG GAATATATATTGAAGAACACAAGCAAAGAATTGGCCTTTCAGAAAGCCAAGATGGAAGCATTCACTGAGTACTGTAAGAGGAGAAAGGCCACCATGAAGGACAAAAAGCAAAAACCAGACAGTAAGATTGAAGACTCCAACAGGAAGGCAATTCCTAAGGTTGATGAAAATGAGAGCAAGGCAGAGGCAGGGCTCAGGAGGACTGAActactgaaaataaaaattcctAATGAGAAGAAAGGATCATGGCCACAGAGTGAAAATAATTCCAGTGGTCTTcaggaaaaatcaaaagaaggtATGAAGTTGATCAAAGAAGGTCCATTAATGCCTCAGAAAATCAATGTGAATATCAAGACAGAAAAGAGTGTTGTGGGAGAAGGCATCAAGAGGGCTTTGGAAAATCCAGCAGTGAACAAGCGACAAAAGATTATCAATTGA